From a region of the Tenggerimyces flavus genome:
- a CDS encoding AAA family ATPase: MADETDLVGRDRELLLLSNALAAAADGPVHCVLHGPAGIGKSVLWQRTSEAARRRGYVVLACRPAESEATLAFGGLGDLLCDVPRSLLETLPAPQRHAVDAALLRADLAEPVAASRAVRMATLAVVRALAVTSPVVVAVDDLQWLDIPTVAALEFMMRRLTTERVCVLASLRSDGGYVSVPFDLSPSLPEQRRIQLGLAGLTMGALHRLIRTRTGQALSRPDLRTVAEASGGNPFFALALSRARRGARQVNHPRGPLPLPQSLQTVVADRIAELPHDLIEPLAVIAALAQPRVDQVVRALPRSDVISNLANAEAAGIIEITDSKIRFTHPLFASAVTSAQSSLRGQDLHARLVDVVDDIEQKARHLATAANGPDPAVADLLEEAARQADRRGAPEAAADLWELAGMRTPQRQDAQRHGRLAAAGARAFHAGDARRADELLTAAVSRLPAGETRARALLDLADVTFYLGSTPVAVALCSQALDEAGNNRILRIQCGLHRAWYGTHNLQGQLQSIEAAVELVRDDDARNHPDLYACAQLMAAYYRFFNGLGLDREAIEFARGLVRADDTAWAADWARMVWRSLAKYIDLVEVRAAYVTEYDLCASVGDESSMGTLSMHLAEVDCWLGDWKVARDEAERSMEILEQCGHDRWRGFALYAWGLVAAHQGELEPARNAALQGFEFATRTKDPWVSGMHLGLLGFIELSRHNIDTAIGYFDQAESMLDTIGLAEPARHPFQADHLQAVLARNDLERASALLQRLEERMERAPYPWLAAVTLRSRGLVRVAHGDLDGARDAIDQALKAHDELPMPFEHARTLLVQGQLLRRAKEKRSARAVLLAAKRVFDELGAAPWSEATADELGRLGLRRGTIGELTPTEEQIALLVARGHTNREAAASAFVSVKSVEANLTRIYRKLGIRTRRDLSRLLGAPRS, translated from the coding sequence GTGGCCGACGAGACGGACCTCGTCGGGCGGGACCGAGAGCTCCTGCTGCTGTCCAATGCCTTGGCGGCCGCCGCCGACGGGCCAGTGCACTGTGTCCTCCACGGCCCAGCCGGTATTGGCAAGTCGGTCCTCTGGCAGAGAACGTCCGAGGCAGCTCGTCGACGAGGCTATGTCGTGCTCGCGTGCAGACCGGCGGAGTCGGAGGCCACCTTGGCGTTCGGCGGTCTCGGCGATCTGCTGTGCGACGTCCCCAGGTCATTGCTCGAGACTTTGCCCGCGCCCCAGCGGCACGCCGTGGACGCCGCGCTTCTCCGCGCGGACCTGGCCGAGCCTGTCGCCGCGTCGCGTGCGGTCAGAATGGCCACCCTGGCGGTGGTGAGGGCGCTCGCCGTCACCTCACCCGTCGTCGTCGCAGTCGACGACCTTCAGTGGCTCGACATTCCGACCGTCGCGGCCCTCGAGTTCATGATGCGACGGCTGACGACCGAACGAGTTTGCGTCCTCGCGTCGCTCCGGTCCGACGGCGGCTACGTCTCAGTGCCCTTCGACCTCAGCCCCAGCCTGCCCGAGCAGCGACGGATCCAGCTCGGCCTTGCCGGCCTGACGATGGGAGCGCTGCATCGGCTCATCCGCACACGAACAGGTCAAGCACTTTCTCGACCTGACCTTCGTACCGTCGCCGAAGCGTCTGGCGGTAATCCCTTCTTCGCTCTGGCGCTGTCCAGAGCACGACGGGGAGCGAGGCAGGTCAATCACCCGCGGGGACCCCTGCCACTTCCACAAAGCCTGCAGACCGTCGTCGCGGACAGAATCGCCGAGCTTCCTCATGACCTGATCGAGCCGCTGGCGGTCATCGCCGCTCTCGCCCAACCCCGGGTCGACCAGGTGGTGCGCGCCCTCCCGCGATCGGACGTGATCTCCAACCTCGCGAACGCCGAAGCCGCGGGCATCATCGAGATCACCGACAGCAAGATCAGGTTCACCCACCCGCTCTTCGCCTCAGCTGTCACCAGCGCGCAGTCCTCCCTGCGAGGACAAGACCTCCATGCACGCCTCGTCGACGTCGTAGACGACATCGAGCAGAAGGCGAGACACCTGGCCACCGCCGCCAACGGACCAGACCCAGCCGTCGCGGACCTCCTGGAAGAGGCAGCGCGCCAGGCCGATCGCCGCGGCGCGCCCGAGGCAGCGGCAGACCTTTGGGAGCTCGCCGGCATGCGAACCCCGCAACGACAGGACGCCCAACGCCACGGGCGATTGGCGGCAGCCGGTGCCCGTGCCTTCCACGCCGGCGACGCACGACGCGCGGACGAGCTCCTCACCGCGGCCGTCTCACGACTTCCGGCCGGCGAGACGCGTGCTCGCGCACTCCTCGACCTCGCCGACGTCACCTTCTACTTGGGCAGTACCCCGGTCGCGGTCGCTCTCTGCTCACAGGCGCTCGACGAGGCCGGAAACAATCGCATCCTCCGCATTCAGTGCGGCCTCCATCGGGCCTGGTACGGCACCCATAACCTGCAGGGGCAACTTCAAAGCATCGAAGCGGCCGTCGAGCTCGTGCGGGACGACGACGCGCGGAACCATCCCGACCTCTACGCCTGCGCCCAACTCATGGCCGCGTACTACCGCTTCTTCAACGGTTTGGGACTCGACCGCGAAGCCATCGAGTTCGCTCGAGGTCTCGTTCGCGCGGACGACACGGCATGGGCCGCCGACTGGGCGCGCATGGTGTGGCGTTCGCTTGCCAAGTACATCGACCTCGTGGAGGTCCGCGCCGCTTACGTGACCGAGTACGACCTGTGCGCATCGGTCGGCGACGAGAGTTCCATGGGAACACTGTCGATGCACCTCGCCGAGGTCGACTGCTGGCTTGGCGACTGGAAGGTCGCACGCGACGAAGCCGAACGGTCGATGGAGATCCTGGAACAGTGCGGCCACGACAGGTGGCGCGGGTTCGCTCTCTACGCTTGGGGACTGGTGGCCGCACACCAAGGCGAGCTCGAGCCAGCAAGGAACGCCGCGCTGCAAGGATTCGAGTTCGCCACCAGGACGAAGGATCCCTGGGTGTCCGGCATGCATCTCGGTCTGCTCGGCTTCATCGAGCTTTCGCGGCACAACATCGATACCGCCATCGGCTACTTCGACCAAGCGGAGTCCATGCTGGACACCATCGGCCTGGCCGAGCCTGCTCGGCACCCGTTCCAGGCCGACCACCTCCAGGCAGTCCTCGCCCGGAACGACCTCGAGCGAGCATCAGCGCTGCTCCAACGACTGGAGGAGCGGATGGAGCGAGCGCCGTACCCATGGCTTGCGGCCGTGACCCTGCGGAGTCGTGGACTCGTACGCGTCGCGCATGGGGATCTCGACGGGGCCCGCGACGCGATCGACCAGGCACTCAAGGCGCACGACGAACTTCCCATGCCGTTCGAGCACGCGCGCACACTGCTCGTCCAGGGACAGCTCCTTCGCCGCGCCAAGGAGAAACGGTCCGCCCGGGCAGTCCTACTGGCCGCAAAGCGGGTGTTCGACGAGCTCGGGGCCGCGCCGTGGTCGGAGGCGACAGCCGACGAGCTGGGTCGCCTCGGGCTACGCCGAGGAACCATCGGAGAGCTCACGCCGACAGAGGAACAGATCGCCCTACTCGTCGCGCGAGGCCACACCAACCGCGAGGCGGCTGCGTCGGCCTTCGTCAGCGTCAAGTCCGTGGAAGCGAACCTCACCCGCATCTACCGCAAGCTTGGGATCCGCACCCGCCGAGATCTCAGCCGCCTCCTCGGCGCACCGCGTTCGTAG
- a CDS encoding CBS domain-containing protein → MEEPTVADAMTHTMITASADTPFKELVGPMVGHGIGGLPVTDPEGRPIGVVLASDLLTKFEFRCGDDRPPLWSGGSPQRRWRKSCGLVAKDLMSQPQTVKVTTTARVAAHKLATGNHRMLCVVDKGGYLVGVVTGQDLVRLMLRSDSAVRHAVERALIAVAGGTAAAGVGIDVADGVVTLEGSIPLRSTVLSIGHAVHRIRGVVLVRSTLRYEMDDLMVTGL, encoded by the coding sequence ATGGAAGAGCCGACGGTCGCCGATGCGATGACGCACACCATGATCACTGCGTCGGCGGACACGCCGTTCAAAGAACTTGTCGGTCCGATGGTGGGTCATGGGATCGGTGGGCTACCGGTCACCGATCCCGAGGGCCGGCCAATCGGTGTGGTGCTGGCATCTGATCTGCTCACCAAGTTCGAGTTTCGATGCGGCGATGACAGGCCCCCTCTGTGGTCGGGCGGGAGCCCGCAGCGTCGCTGGCGGAAGTCTTGCGGCCTGGTGGCGAAGGACCTCATGTCGCAGCCTCAGACGGTCAAGGTCACGACGACGGCGCGAGTCGCGGCACATAAGCTGGCGACAGGTAACCACCGGATGCTGTGTGTCGTGGACAAGGGTGGATATCTGGTTGGCGTCGTCACCGGGCAGGACCTGGTACGACTGATGCTGCGCAGCGATAGCGCGGTACGTCATGCCGTAGAACGTGCACTCATAGCCGTCGCAGGCGGCACAGCAGCGGCAGGAGTCGGCATCGACGTCGCGGACGGTGTGGTCACCCTCGAAGGTTCGATCCCGCTCCGCAGCACCGTGCTCAGCATCGGCCACGCGGTTCACCGCATCCGAGGTGTGGTGTTGGTACGAAGCACCCTGCGGTATGAGATGGACGATCTGATGGTCACCGGGCTCTGA
- a CDS encoding proton-conducting transporter transmembrane domain-containing protein translates to MSVVLTLVPVLVPLLGASIYALIGWRVGTRWVALGSALVTLAAGITLAVAVSTGGAVTVLGGLLRVDALSAFMVIVIGAVGSLATAAGPGWLAREIAAGRATDRTARRHSLLVQAFLGAMAVAVLAANLGVLWAAVEATTIATAFLVGQRGTRTALEAAWKYVVICSVGIALAFLGTVLLNYAALHAGAGDRGLDWTTLVGVSGELDPGVTRLAVALLIVGFGTKAGLVPLHAWLPDAHGQAPAPVSALMSGVLLSVAFYAILRVKAIADPALGVGFARGLLVVIALASLLVSASLLLAQRDYKRMLAYSSIEHMGLLALGAAAGTAAAIAAVLLHILGHGLAKSVVFIGSGHTLQVTGTSTLAHLRGLLARHPVLAASSGLGILALVGFPPFSLFASTLGIATAGFGTGLTWPTAAALVLMLTIAAALLTHTGRILLGPAPDATSSTSALSGTANVPLVLGLVACAAVGIGIGPLEPLIRAAAATVTGGTP, encoded by the coding sequence ATGTCCGTGGTTCTGACCCTGGTGCCCGTCCTCGTTCCGCTCCTCGGCGCCTCGATCTATGCGTTGATCGGCTGGCGGGTGGGGACTCGGTGGGTAGCGCTCGGATCCGCCCTCGTCACTCTGGCCGCCGGCATCACCCTCGCGGTCGCAGTGAGTACAGGGGGCGCGGTGACAGTCTTGGGCGGACTACTGCGCGTCGATGCCCTGAGCGCGTTCATGGTCATCGTCATCGGAGCGGTCGGGAGCCTTGCCACGGCGGCCGGTCCGGGTTGGCTCGCCCGCGAGATTGCCGCTGGTCGAGCCACCGACCGGACCGCTCGGCGGCACAGTCTCCTGGTCCAGGCGTTCCTCGGCGCCATGGCGGTGGCCGTCCTCGCGGCCAACCTCGGCGTGCTGTGGGCGGCTGTCGAGGCCACGACGATCGCGACCGCGTTCCTCGTCGGGCAACGCGGCACCCGTACGGCGCTCGAGGCCGCTTGGAAGTACGTCGTCATCTGCTCGGTCGGGATCGCGCTCGCGTTCCTTGGGACGGTGTTGCTCAACTACGCCGCCCTTCACGCTGGAGCGGGGGACAGGGGTCTGGACTGGACCACGCTCGTTGGGGTCAGCGGTGAGCTCGATCCCGGCGTGACCCGCCTCGCAGTAGCCCTGCTGATCGTCGGTTTCGGTACCAAGGCGGGTCTGGTTCCCCTGCACGCGTGGTTGCCCGACGCACATGGACAGGCTCCCGCCCCGGTGTCGGCGCTGATGTCAGGGGTGCTCCTGTCGGTCGCGTTCTACGCGATTCTCCGGGTGAAGGCTATTGCCGATCCTGCTCTCGGCGTCGGCTTCGCGCGAGGCCTCCTCGTGGTGATCGCGCTCGCCTCGCTGCTGGTGTCCGCCTCGTTGTTGCTCGCGCAACGTGACTACAAGCGGATGCTCGCGTACTCCAGCATCGAACACATGGGGCTGCTCGCCCTCGGCGCCGCCGCGGGTACAGCGGCCGCCATCGCCGCCGTCTTGCTGCACATCCTCGGCCACGGCCTGGCCAAGTCGGTCGTGTTCATCGGGTCCGGACACACCTTGCAGGTCACCGGAACCAGCACGCTGGCCCATCTCCGTGGACTCCTCGCTCGACACCCCGTGCTCGCCGCCAGCTCGGGGCTGGGGATTCTCGCCCTCGTCGGGTTCCCACCCTTCAGCCTCTTCGCAAGTACGCTCGGCATCGCCACTGCCGGATTCGGGACCGGTCTGACCTGGCCCACGGCCGCGGCGCTGGTCCTCATGCTCACCATCGCGGCTGCACTGCTCACACACACGGGTCGCATCCTCCTCGGACCGGCGCCGGATGCGACCTCGTCCACGTCAGCCTTGTCGGGCACGGCAAATGTTCCGCTCGTGCTCGGCCTGGTTGCATGCGCGGCGGTCGGTATCGGCATCGGCCCCCTCGAGCCGCTGATTCGCGCGGCCGCGGCGACGGTGACCGGAGGCACGCCATGA
- a CDS encoding respiratory chain complex I subunit 1 family protein: MTEGGGMGVALVGVAAQVVLIAGGAPLLVGLMRQVRAKLEGRVGAGVVQPWRDLAKLLRKERLTPNGTSGLFAVAPLVLAATTLMVVAVGPFLSTRSPFDGVADLFVVVALLTLGAVSLALAGIDTGTAFGGMGASREMTILALVEPTLLVAILALSVPVGSTNLAAIVTATLDDPTRVLSPTTLLAGVALAVAVIAETGRLPVDNPSTHLELTMVHEAMILEYSGPDLAVVEWASATRLLVFVGLLANLLFPWGIATGGSVGLLLLAVLAFVAKTVVLAVGLAVGEVFMAKLRLFRVPELLAGSFLLALLAVAASFFVRVGVS; the protein is encoded by the coding sequence ATGACCGAAGGCGGCGGGATGGGCGTCGCGCTCGTTGGCGTGGCTGCCCAAGTCGTGCTGATCGCAGGTGGCGCACCGCTCCTGGTCGGGTTGATGCGACAGGTGCGGGCCAAGTTGGAGGGCCGCGTCGGCGCAGGTGTGGTGCAGCCGTGGCGCGACCTGGCAAAGCTGTTGCGCAAGGAACGGTTGACACCGAACGGCACGAGCGGGCTGTTCGCCGTCGCTCCGCTGGTTCTCGCCGCGACGACCCTGATGGTCGTGGCTGTGGGTCCGTTCCTGTCGACGCGATCGCCCTTCGACGGGGTAGCAGATCTGTTCGTCGTGGTCGCGCTGCTCACCTTGGGCGCAGTGAGCCTCGCGCTCGCAGGGATCGACACCGGGACGGCGTTCGGTGGCATGGGCGCGAGCCGGGAGATGACCATCCTCGCCCTCGTCGAACCGACTCTGCTGGTGGCGATTCTGGCCTTGTCGGTTCCGGTCGGATCGACGAATCTCGCGGCGATCGTCACCGCGACTCTCGATGATCCGACCCGAGTCCTGTCCCCGACGACGCTCCTGGCGGGCGTCGCGTTGGCCGTTGCTGTCATTGCGGAGACCGGCCGTCTGCCGGTCGACAACCCGTCGACCCATCTCGAGTTGACGATGGTGCACGAGGCGATGATCCTGGAGTACTCCGGTCCTGACCTCGCCGTTGTGGAGTGGGCGTCTGCCACCCGCCTGCTCGTGTTCGTCGGGCTTCTCGCGAACCTGTTGTTCCCCTGGGGGATAGCCACAGGTGGCTCGGTGGGTTTGCTTCTCCTGGCTGTTCTCGCGTTCGTCGCCAAGACAGTCGTGCTGGCCGTGGGTCTCGCGGTCGGCGAGGTGTTCATGGCGAAGCTCCGGCTGTTCCGCGTGCCCGAGTTGCTCGCCGGATCGTTCCTGCTCGCGCTGTTGGCTGTCGCGGCTTCGTTCTTCGTTCGTGTGGGAGTCTCGTGA
- a CDS encoding proton-conducting transporter transmembrane domain-containing protein, with amino-acid sequence MSIARLCLCAAVLLAGLAAAYAVVGLSRARSVVVGGLVALAGAAAVVCGGAAVLGGRLVVDLPWLLPLFGFRLDLDPLGGLFVAVAGGVVVVAGIYHVGYARGSGRTMQAVLPMFAVALWLVPAASTVATFLLCWELMAFTSLLLVLTEHRQRPAVARAGLWYAVLTHLGLVTILIGLTVFATHAGGSFDELRAVSGELSPAVRSVVFVLTFIGFASKAGIVPLHAWLPRAHPEAPSHVSALMSAAMVNLGAYGIVRVGFDLLGGGPVWWWLLVLALGAISAVYGILQAVVATDLKRMLGWSTTENLGLVLVGIGAAGIFVANGNEVVAGLALVAAFLHVVNHSAFKSVLFLSAGSVLHGTGVRDLDRLGGLRATMPTTTALFGAGALAASALPPGNAFVSEWLLLQSFVHGFSAGGMTSAITMTVAVAAVALTAGLGVATFVKAFGVGFLAKPRSAEAEDAVESPPTMLVGIGVMVAAIAVLSLAPGLLLPSLSGVASNLVGTDTNEVVSGVITVRLEYLVGSMSPLILAVGLLVGCVLVLVVLRAVGGRVRRNTRLWDCGAGPMTARMEYTATSFAEPLQRVFDDVLDPELDVDVTHVAESRYLVDSIEYRRRVPDRIEQRLYGPIVAMVRWWGTMGRRLANGSVHRYLAYGFGSLVVLLVVLAVTR; translated from the coding sequence GTGAGTATCGCCCGACTCTGTCTGTGTGCTGCGGTCCTGCTCGCGGGATTGGCCGCGGCCTATGCGGTAGTAGGACTCTCGCGCGCACGTTCGGTCGTGGTCGGCGGATTGGTGGCGTTGGCAGGAGCGGCGGCCGTGGTCTGCGGTGGAGCGGCCGTGCTGGGTGGCCGCCTGGTCGTTGATCTGCCGTGGTTGCTCCCGTTGTTCGGATTCCGGCTGGACCTGGATCCGTTGGGTGGGCTGTTCGTTGCGGTGGCGGGCGGTGTGGTGGTTGTCGCAGGCATCTACCACGTCGGCTACGCGCGCGGTTCGGGTCGCACCATGCAGGCGGTGCTGCCGATGTTCGCGGTGGCGTTGTGGTTGGTGCCCGCGGCGTCGACGGTAGCCACCTTCCTGTTGTGTTGGGAGCTGATGGCATTCACCTCACTCCTGTTGGTGTTGACCGAGCATCGACAGCGTCCAGCGGTGGCCCGCGCCGGGCTGTGGTACGCAGTGCTGACCCATCTCGGGCTGGTGACGATCCTCATCGGGCTGACAGTGTTCGCCACGCATGCGGGTGGGTCGTTCGACGAGCTACGTGCGGTCTCTGGCGAGCTGTCGCCCGCGGTCCGGTCGGTGGTCTTCGTGCTGACGTTCATCGGGTTCGCCTCCAAGGCGGGCATCGTGCCGTTGCATGCCTGGTTGCCACGGGCCCACCCGGAGGCGCCGAGTCACGTGTCAGCCTTGATGTCCGCGGCCATGGTCAACCTCGGTGCGTACGGCATCGTCCGCGTCGGGTTCGATCTGCTCGGTGGCGGCCCGGTCTGGTGGTGGTTGCTGGTCTTGGCGTTGGGCGCCATCTCCGCCGTGTACGGGATCTTGCAGGCCGTGGTCGCGACCGATCTGAAACGGATGCTCGGCTGGTCGACAACGGAGAACCTCGGCCTGGTGTTGGTCGGTATCGGCGCGGCTGGGATCTTCGTCGCGAACGGCAACGAGGTTGTCGCCGGGCTTGCCCTGGTGGCGGCGTTCTTGCATGTGGTCAACCACTCCGCGTTCAAGTCGGTCCTGTTCCTGTCAGCCGGATCAGTGCTGCATGGCACCGGCGTTCGCGATCTGGATCGTCTGGGTGGGTTGCGGGCGACGATGCCGACGACCACGGCACTGTTCGGCGCCGGCGCGTTGGCAGCTTCGGCGCTGCCGCCCGGAAACGCGTTCGTCAGTGAGTGGTTGTTACTGCAGAGCTTCGTCCACGGGTTCTCCGCTGGAGGCATGACGTCTGCCATCACGATGACTGTCGCGGTGGCGGCCGTAGCGCTTACGGCGGGTCTCGGTGTGGCCACCTTCGTGAAGGCGTTCGGTGTGGGGTTCCTCGCCAAGCCTCGCAGTGCCGAGGCCGAGGACGCGGTCGAGAGCCCCCCGACCATGCTCGTCGGGATTGGCGTGATGGTCGCCGCGATCGCGGTGCTCTCCCTCGCGCCTGGTCTGCTGTTGCCGTCGTTGAGCGGCGTCGCTTCGAACCTGGTCGGTACCGATACGAACGAGGTTGTGTCCGGCGTCATCACCGTCCGGCTGGAGTATCTCGTCGGGTCGATGTCGCCGCTGATTCTCGCGGTTGGCTTGTTGGTCGGCTGCGTGCTGGTCTTGGTGGTGCTCCGGGCGGTGGGTGGACGGGTTCGGCGGAACACCCGGCTATGGGACTGTGGTGCCGGACCGATGACGGCGCGGATGGAGTACACCGCGACCTCGTTCGCCGAACCATTGCAGCGAGTCTTCGACGACGTCCTCGACCCGGAGCTCGACGTCGACGTCACCCATGTCGCGGAGTCTCGCTACCTGGTCGACAGCATCGAGTACCGACGCCGCGTTCCGGACCGGATCGAGCAGCGGCTGTACGGACCGATCGTCGCGATGGTGCGATGGTGGGGAACGATGGGACGGCGCCTGGCCAACGGCAGCGTGCATCGCTACCTCGCTTATGGATTCGGCAGTCTCGTCGTCCTTCTGGTCGTCCTTGCGGTGACGCGATGA
- a CDS encoding NADH-quinone oxidoreductase subunit B family protein, whose translation MIRLLRKIWRTGRVAEPSPARGGAERAVRELRGSVQFRHVDAGSCNGCEVEIGSAFGPVYDAERYGARLVASPRHADGLLVTGPVTRNMAEPLRRTFEAVPGPKVVVAVGDCARNCGVFAGGYGVAGAVGDFVPVDVEVPGCPPPPDAIVAAVRDVTGR comes from the coding sequence GTGATCAGGCTGCTGCGGAAGATCTGGCGGACGGGCCGGGTGGCCGAACCCAGCCCCGCACGAGGTGGGGCCGAGAGGGCGGTACGGGAACTGCGCGGGTCGGTGCAGTTCCGGCATGTCGACGCGGGGTCGTGCAACGGGTGTGAGGTCGAGATCGGGTCCGCGTTCGGTCCGGTCTACGACGCGGAACGCTATGGCGCCAGGCTGGTCGCGTCGCCACGACATGCGGATGGACTGCTCGTGACGGGTCCCGTGACGAGGAACATGGCTGAGCCGCTGCGGCGCACCTTCGAAGCGGTGCCGGGGCCGAAGGTGGTCGTGGCGGTGGGTGATTGTGCGCGCAATTGCGGAGTGTTCGCCGGCGGATATGGAGTGGCGGGCGCAGTCGGTGACTTCGTGCCCGTCGATGTGGAGGTTCCCGGTTGCCCCCCGCCGCCGGATGCGATCGTCGCGGCTGTGCGTGACGTGACCGGCCGGTGA
- a CDS encoding ArsR/SmtB family transcription factor, whose amino-acid sequence MTTPLYQLKAEFFKTLGHPARIRVLELLSEREHSVGEMLPEVGIEPAHLSQQLAVLRRSGLVVTRKDGSTVYYSLVSPEVAELLAVARTILTGVLAGQVEMLEHLRSSTLAGTRSRSRGRGRG is encoded by the coding sequence GTGACCACACCCCTGTATCAGTTGAAGGCGGAGTTCTTCAAGACGTTGGGGCATCCGGCCCGCATACGGGTGCTGGAGCTCTTGAGTGAGCGCGAGCACAGTGTCGGCGAGATGTTGCCGGAGGTGGGGATCGAGCCGGCGCACCTGTCGCAGCAGTTGGCTGTGCTGCGGCGTTCTGGCTTGGTCGTCACGCGCAAGGACGGGTCGACCGTCTACTACTCCTTGGTCAGTCCTGAGGTTGCCGAGCTGTTGGCGGTGGCAAGGACCATCTTGACCGGTGTGCTGGCGGGACAGGTGGAGATGCTCGAGCACCTGCGCAGTAGCACCTTGGCAGGTACGCGTAGCCGTAGCCGTGGCCGCGGCCGCGGTTAG
- a CDS encoding winged helix-turn-helix domain-containing protein, translated as MSLAPPSTRSPLRASRISCTRSGSRTRSPLPLAGGRTLPRATSRKRYSTIFPTSSTWGRCDSTPAPASHAGSNNLSVHMRRIRLRLGDDPRNPRIILSVRGVGYRLVLPEASYIRWRNQRCHPKRHFAIGSKIRQPDYLPNVA; from the coding sequence ATGAGCCTTGCTCCGCCCTCGACCCGATCGCCACTGCGCGCATCGAGGATCTCATGCACCAGGTCCGGCAGCAGGACACGATCGCCCCTTCCGCTCGCCGGAGGTCGCACCTTGCCGCGGGCGACTTCCCGCAAGCGGTATTCGACGATCTTCCCGACGTCATCGACCTGGGGCCGCTGCGACTCGACGCCTGCTCCCGCCAGTCATGCCGGCTCGAACAACTTGAGTGTTCACATGCGTCGCATCCGGCTCCGACTCGGCGACGACCCCCGCAACCCGCGCATCATCCTCAGCGTCCGCGGCGTGGGATATCGCCTCGTGCTTCCCGAGGCCAGCTACATCCGCTGGCGCAACCAGCGCTGTCACCCCAAACGCCACTTCGCCATCGGCTCCAAGATCCGCCAACCCGATTACCTACCCAACGTTGCTTGA
- a CDS encoding DUF2637 domain-containing protein: protein MPPATPHDNSPRTFLSLIDTDRLIRWSTAAAVVCVATVAAIVSYRHAFHVVRSYGEDGLTARVVPLTVDGLIYASSMVMLHSARRRTPVPALARWLLGLGIAATVAANAAHGLADGLVGALVAAWPAFALVGSYELLMLMVRNMGRASEGVSEPTQDVVREPARISLVPEMPSAASSNVG from the coding sequence GTGCCGCCCGCGACCCCTCATGACAACTCGCCTCGCACGTTCCTGTCCCTGATCGACACGGACAGGCTCATTCGATGGTCGACCGCCGCTGCTGTGGTCTGCGTTGCCACCGTTGCCGCGATCGTCTCCTACCGCCACGCCTTCCACGTTGTCCGTAGCTATGGCGAGGACGGCCTCACAGCCCGCGTCGTGCCGCTGACGGTCGATGGCCTGATCTACGCCAGCTCGATGGTGATGCTGCACTCCGCGCGGCGTCGGACCCCCGTTCCCGCCCTTGCCCGCTGGCTCCTGGGGCTCGGTATCGCGGCGACCGTTGCTGCGAACGCCGCGCATGGTCTCGCCGACGGGCTCGTCGGCGCTCTCGTAGCTGCGTGGCCCGCCTTCGCGCTTGTCGGTTCGTACGAGCTCCTCATGCTGATGGTCCGCAACATGGGCCGCGCATCCGAAGGTGTATCCGAGCCGACACAAGACGTCGTACGCGAGCCGGCCCGGATCTCACTTGTACCCGAAATGCCTAGTGCCGCGTCAAGCAACGTTGGGTAG